Genomic window ([Eubacterium] hominis):
TATCATTGTAATGTTTACCTAATATATCAATGCCGGAAGCATCATGAAGATATTTTTGTACATCCTCTTGATATTTTTCAGGCTGCCACAGTGTAAAATCTAAACGATAAGCAGTGATACTGAAAAACAACCAGTCTTTAATTTCTTTTTCATTCAGCTTTGATAATTCTTCGATGGTTTTTGAATATCTGGCATAATGTGCAAATTTCGCATGTTCTGGCAATCCATAAAACCGGATATCTTTACATATTTCATACAAAGGGGAAGCACATACTTTTTGTACTAGCAAATACAATTCCTTCGCCATCGCATCACCATTTTCGGCAGTAACTTTAATATCAAAACCTTCTGCGTTATCATACATGCGGCTGATAGGATAAATATCCTTCTGATGAACTGTAAAATTGATGTTTAACGAAGAAACAAAAGCACCTGGTAAAGTGTCTTCAAAAATGCTTTTTCCATTTTCATCCAATGATTCTTTCATATAAAAGCTCACATCATTTTCTTCATCATAGCATTTATAGATTGAAATATCTTGATATAAAGGATTATCAGTATTTACTTCCTCTTCTAATGTTACATAATCGCCATAGCGCTCATGTATAACTTGAGGAATCGTACGAATGTTATTATTACCGAATACATAGACATCAATACTTCCGAAAACCATTAGTGATACGATGAATAAAATGACAAAGGTAGACATTTTGATTTCTTTATTCTTATTTTTAGATGCTAAAGATAAGTAACTTAGCAAAATCGCAATGATTATGATGCAATATAAAGGAACCCTGGACTTCCAAAGCGAGGATAAATAAATAAAGAATAATGCAACGACAATGGCGATTATCACACAAACTTTGTGGAAATTCTTATTGTTTTTAACTGTTCTTTTTTGCATCTGTTCATTTAACAATTCTAATAGCTGATTTATTTCTTGGGAAGGTTCTTCTATTTCTGTATAGAATTTATAGAAAGCTGTATTGGCTTCAGAAGATATGATACGTTTCGATATAAAATAATATAAGTCATCAACAAATATGGGGTCCTCAGCAATATGTATAAAATCAGTTTCTTGTGTGAATGCCAGCCATTTGGTATAGGAGGTCATTTTAGTCAATAATCCACTGATTTTTTCTAATACACATGTTCTAAGGTTCTCTTTTTGTTGTTCATTCAAATGATTCCCTTCTTCAAACAAAGCTTCAAAATCAAATTCATTTGATGCATCTTCATTGGTTTCCACAGGGGATACCTTGATGATATCCGATGGAACAAAGAAAGTTTGTGTATCCTGATGTTTCGCAATTGCCATCGCTTGTTCATATGCATCATGAAGCTGCATAAATTCTTCCGGATGATCTTCTGGATGTATTTCTTTAGAACGTTTTGCGTATGCTCGTTTGATTTCTTTGATATGATCAGTTGCTTCTATGCCAAGGATTTTCCAACAAGGATGCTGCCACATAATTTCACCGCCTTTTGTTTATTATAGCAAAAAAGCCCTGAAGATGAACAGGGCGATATTTCATTTATTGAAACAACAGTTCCATGGATTCCTTGCTGTTAGCCTGAACGATTTTGTAGAAATATTCCTTTTGATCAAGGCCTTCTCGTTCAATGACTTCATCAATGACGCCATCACGGATAAACAATAAACGTTTAGAGTAGCTGGCAATCATCGCATCATGAGTAACCATAATAATCGTCACATGGTCTTGTTCATTTAAATTTTTTAATAAGGCTAACAAATCATGAGAGTTTTTAGAGTCAAGATTACCTGTTGGCTCATCTGCCACAATTAGTTTTGGATTGGTCACAAGGGCTCTAGCAACAGCACATCGCTGACATTGCCCACCAGAACATTCCGCAGGATATTTATCTAACAAGGCATTTATTTCAAGCTTGTTTGCGATTGCTTCTACACGTTCTTTGATTTCATCTTTTCCCACTTTCGCAAGTGTCAAAGGTACCGCAATGTTTTCACGTATGGTCAGTGTATCCATCAAATTGAAAGACTGGAAAACAAATCCCAAATTCTCATAACGAAATTTTCCGGTTTCTGTTTCCATCATTTTATTTACACTTTTCCCATTGATGAATACAGAACCTTTTGTTGGGGTATCAATGGTGGAAAGATTATTGATCAAAGTAGATTTACCGGAACCAGAAGGTCCCATGATACAAATGAAATCTCCTTCATAAACTTCTAAAGATATACCGTGTAAAACTTCAAATTCATTTTTTGTATTGCGATTATATGTTTTCACAATATTTTTTGCTTCTAATATTTTTTTCATAATGGTTCCTTCCTATTCTTCATTTACGATTGGTTTATCTATTGCTTCTTTAAATATCAGATTCACATAAATGCGATACATGACAACACCTGCAAAGGAAATCATTGCCACAAATATCAACAGCATTCCAGCCATAAATGCCGGAGTAATGGTATCGAATAATACAAACATGAAAGATATAATAAACAATAATGGGAAACATGTAAGGATAATCAAAAAGAAGAATCCTGCCATTTCCTGAAGGATAATTGTTTTGATATCCGATTTAAGATATCCAATAGAAATCATATTGTGGAATATTAATTTCTTATTTAAAGCATCGGAAGATAATTTATAACCAATACATACACAAATCAATACCAACGATACAATATAAGACAGAAGCACAACCATAAAGGTAGCTGCATCATGTCGAAATTTACATAAATAGAAGAATAAAATAGATACATCAATTAATATAATCGTCACAAGCATACCACTGGTAATAATGCTATAACGCAGGTTGCCCGTAGATATTACACGATGATGATCTGTCGGAAATAATTTGTTTTTCACCCATGTGACTGCTTCTGGATAGATATATTTAAAAATGTTGGCAGGTCCACATGCAATACCAACGGACACATAAATCATGAAAAAGAAGTTCACATGTGTGAAGTCCAGTGTGCATAAAAAATATAGAATATATGCATAAACGACAACATAAAATATTTTAAAATAAACACTTTTTGATTTACCAATCGGATTCATTGCTTTTTTTGCTTTTAGTAATGAATTTAAATCCATACGATATACAAATCCAGCATCGACTAAAATCAACCAGAATCCAACCATGAACAAGGTAGTCACACAATATACCATTGCGTCCATACTAAATGCAAATAATGGTGCCGATATAGCCATTTCTTTATAGATCAAATAATTAATCATGGGGTGTAAGCCAAACCCGACAAGAGCACCAATAGGTGCAGATATCAAAAGCACAATAAAATTTTGAACGATTAGAAAATATCCCAAACGTATGACGTTACAGCCACTAATCATCATAACACTGATATCTTCAACTTTTGATATCAAAAAGAATTTGTTGGAAAAGAATACCGTAATTACACAAATAGATATCATCATGAGGGATAATATCATTGCGAAAATACCGTTTCCAATTCCTCCATCAAAATCTGCTGAGCCAATCGCATAAGTCACATAATCAGACATGGAACTTATACCATAATAAGGATTACCTAATATTGAAAAAAACAAGGTAATCACAGCGGATGCTACGATAATCGAGAACGCAAAAAAATACGCATTTTTGGGATTGCGCTTCAGATTATCGTAAGCGAACCTTAAGATTTCCATAAATCTCTCTCCTCCTAGTAAAAAAAACTTTAGCCACAATAACGATATCACATTTTAGTTTGATTCACAAGTTATTTATGCATACGCTTACAAAAAGGCGTGGTTTCCCATGCCTAGTTATTGATACCATGATGATATCCGTTTGTATTTACATCAACCGTTTCAAATGTATATCCTAAATTTTGATAATATGAAATAATTTCTGGAAGAGTTTCAACGGAAGAATGACTTCCTGAATGATCATGTGTCAGCATCATGACTGAAGGATAATTTCCATATGATTTTGCAGTTTGTATCAAAGTGGATGCTGGCAGAGCACTGTTGCCATCACCACTTGCCGCATTCCAGTC
Coding sequences:
- a CDS encoding J domain-containing protein, with amino-acid sequence MWQHPCWKILGIEATDHIKEIKRAYAKRSKEIHPEDHPEEFMQLHDAYEQAMAIAKHQDTQTFFVPSDIIKVSPVETNEDASNEFDFEALFEEGNHLNEQQKENLRTCVLEKISGLLTKMTSYTKWLAFTQETDFIHIAEDPIFVDDLYYFISKRIISSEANTAFYKFYTEIEEPSQEINQLLELLNEQMQKRTVKNNKNFHKVCVIIAIVVALFFIYLSSLWKSRVPLYCIIIIAILLSYLSLASKNKNKEIKMSTFVILFIVSLMVFGSIDVYVFGNNNIRTIPQVIHERYGDYVTLEEEVNTDNPLYQDISIYKCYDEENDVSFYMKESLDENGKSIFEDTLPGAFVSSLNINFTVHQKDIYPISRMYDNAEGFDIKVTAENGDAMAKELYLLVQKVCASPLYEICKDIRFYGLPEHAKFAHYARYSKTIEELSKLNEKEIKDWLFFSITAYRLDFTLWQPEKYQEDVQKYLHDASGIDILGKHYNDIHVENDKLSIGNFYRLALHLDLNIQKLYDDSLIWYTKNTTQMIGNGVTTPYIDVSLVKELL
- a CDS encoding ABC transporter ATP-binding protein; this translates as MKKILEAKNIVKTYNRNTKNEFEVLHGISLEVYEGDFICIMGPSGSGKSTLINNLSTIDTPTKGSVFINGKSVNKMMETETGKFRYENLGFVFQSFNLMDTLTIRENIAVPLTLAKVGKDEIKERVEAIANKLEINALLDKYPAECSGGQCQRCAVARALVTNPKLIVADEPTGNLDSKNSHDLLALLKNLNEQDHVTIIMVTHDAMIASYSKRLLFIRDGVIDEVIEREGLDQKEYFYKIVQANSKESMELLFQ
- a CDS encoding ABC transporter permease, which produces MEILRFAYDNLKRNPKNAYFFAFSIIVASAVITLFFSILGNPYYGISSMSDYVTYAIGSADFDGGIGNGIFAMILSLMMISICVITVFFSNKFFLISKVEDISVMMISGCNVIRLGYFLIVQNFIVLLISAPIGALVGFGLHPMINYLIYKEMAISAPLFAFSMDAMVYCVTTLFMVGFWLILVDAGFVYRMDLNSLLKAKKAMNPIGKSKSVYFKIFYVVVYAYILYFLCTLDFTHVNFFFMIYVSVGIACGPANIFKYIYPEAVTWVKNKLFPTDHHRVISTGNLRYSIITSGMLVTIILIDVSILFFYLCKFRHDAATFMVVLLSYIVSLVLICVCIGYKLSSDALNKKLIFHNMISIGYLKSDIKTIILQEMAGFFFLIILTCFPLLFIISFMFVLFDTITPAFMAGMLLIFVAMISFAGVVMYRIYVNLIFKEAIDKPIVNEE